One stretch of Hevea brasiliensis isolate MT/VB/25A 57/8 chromosome 12, ASM3005281v1, whole genome shotgun sequence DNA includes these proteins:
- the LOC131171135 gene encoding extensin-like: METPPPSPQGSPLQVTPLSIQAPNPDCPPLQTSPSPTQPSTYKRKIQSKKTRPIASAPPPTKRKESPATPTFKPPPKSPRTATSKQKGSSAFASHLQAKLPPSSKKTPSVATSKVTKLPWPLIDAPYKATFKHLKDRKVQLTRYISEDALKSVGLFDSVVAYLDGLDWMDFEHK, from the coding sequence ATGGAAACCCCTCCCCCTTCCCCTCAAGGCTCTCCTCTCCAAGTTACTCCCCTCTCCATTCAAGCTCCAAATCCTGACTGCCCTCCACTACAAACCTCTCCTTCTCCCACTCAACCATCCACTTACAAAAGGAAAATTCAGTCCAAGAAAACCCGCCCCATTGCATCTGCACCCCCTCCCACAAAGCGAAAAGAATCGCCCGCCACTCCTACTTTCAAGCCTCCACCCAAAAGCCCTAGAACTGCGACTTCCAAACAAAAAGGGTCTAGTGCTTTTGCCTCTCACCTGCAAGCCAAGTTGCCCCCCTCAAGCAAGAAGACACCTTCTGTGGCAACTTCAAAGGTAACTAAATTGCCTTGGCCCCTTATTGATGCTCCATATAAAGCCACTTTTAAGCACTTAAAGGACAGGAAAGTGCAACTCACTAGGTACATTTCTGAAGATGCCCTCAAATCTGTTGGTCTATTTGATAGTGTTGTTGCTTATCTTGATGGTCTAGATTGGATGGATTTTGAGCATAAATAG